A genomic window from Sulfurospirillum multivorans DSM 12446 includes:
- a CDS encoding bifunctional 3,4-dihydroxy-2-butanone 4-phosphate synthase/GTP cyclohydrolase II → MPIQRVKQAIEDIKHGKMVMMVDDEDRENEGDLVYAATFSTPEKVNFMASEAKGLICVSLNEEIAKRLELNPMVKNNDSQHETAFTVSVDARVCSTGISAYERDITIKILADALSQPSELVKPGHIFPLIARKGGTLVRTGHTEGSVDLCRLAGLREVSVICEVMKEDGHMARRDDLDIFCKKHDINIVYISDIVAYRMQSESLVREVFSSNVEFFGAHTRKIDMVDHEGNHHIVYAFGEIGKTSAVKFHHILPDNELLAHEKKYQGILKAIEYLKTHNGVFIFVDSEYTTNPELREFGIGAQILQKLGIENIDLISITSRKDYVGLAGFGLNINQEIIL, encoded by the coding sequence ATGCCTATTCAAAGAGTCAAACAAGCGATAGAAGATATCAAGCATGGCAAGATGGTAATGATGGTCGATGATGAGGACCGAGAAAATGAGGGAGACCTTGTTTACGCCGCAACGTTCTCTACTCCTGAAAAAGTTAACTTTATGGCTTCGGAAGCCAAAGGTTTGATCTGTGTTTCATTAAACGAAGAGATCGCTAAGCGTCTTGAGTTGAATCCGATGGTGAAAAACAACGACTCACAGCATGAAACGGCATTTACAGTTTCTGTGGATGCACGTGTCTGTTCTACGGGTATTTCAGCGTATGAGCGTGACATTACGATCAAAATCCTTGCCGATGCGCTCAGCCAACCTTCCGAGCTTGTTAAACCAGGGCATATCTTCCCGCTAATAGCCCGTAAAGGTGGAACGTTGGTTCGCACAGGGCATACAGAGGGTTCGGTTGATCTTTGTCGTTTAGCAGGGCTTCGTGAGGTTTCAGTGATCTGTGAAGTGATGAAAGAAGATGGGCACATGGCGCGTCGCGATGATTTGGATATTTTTTGTAAAAAACATGACATCAACATCGTCTACATCTCGGACATCGTTGCGTACCGTATGCAGTCTGAGTCCTTGGTGCGTGAAGTGTTTTCATCCAATGTCGAATTTTTTGGAGCGCACACACGCAAAATCGACATGGTCGACCATGAAGGGAACCATCACATCGTTTACGCTTTTGGCGAGATCGGCAAAACCAGTGCGGTGAAGTTTCACCATATTTTGCCAGACAACGAGCTTTTGGCGCATGAGAAAAAATACCAAGGCATTTTAAAAGCGATTGAGTATCTCAAAACACACAATGGCGTTTTTATCTTTGTCGACAGTGAATACACCACCAATCCAGAGCTGAGAGAGTTTGGCATTGGTGCGCAAATTCTTCAAAAACTGGGCATTGAAAATATTGACCTTATTTCGATTACTTCACGCAAAGACTATGTAGGGCTTGCCGGTTTTGGGCTGAATATCAACCAAGAAATTATTCTGTAA
- a CDS encoding monovalent cation:proton antiporter-2 (CPA2) family protein — MDFFLLSSLVLLAVTAIMVTISKHMGLGSILGLLIAGIIVGPYTPGPIVTSEVESMRHFTEFGVVLLLFVIGLEMQPAKLWSMRKEVFGLGSLQVIVSGLVLGFYMNFFVESLGVAMLLGFTLALSSTAFVMQILQEKGKLNTEHGKNAFAILLLQDLAVVPLLAVLPLLSHQPQTSETSWLESCINVVAMVALLIAFGRYIIPKALDKVAKQRNKDAFLLVTMLSVVLSAYLMDHAGLSMALGAFLMGMFLSTSRYSFQIESSLEPFKGILMSLFFIAVGMSIDFKAIMSDPWVFSGHVVVILVLKALVIFALMLAFGATKSGAIKLAFLLNQSGEFGFVLFGAAKALGIIDDQLFVIGIGVISISMLLTPALYSFGCSLANRLAKVSQFSYFNTENASMEQKVVVAGFGSTGKVIARMLKNSSIPFIVFDINTNEVALGRKEGLPVFFGDITDLKLLSTIKLDQASMIIVSIDHSLNAIKVVKHIKENYPHIKILARALDIKAMDKMLSAGASWVIAETLESSIRTGSEALSQMGVPTDEIASLLEAFRKNEYELIRELTKE; from the coding sequence ATGGACTTTTTTCTTCTTTCGTCACTGGTTCTTCTAGCGGTCACTGCGATTATGGTGACCATTTCCAAGCATATGGGACTTGGCTCCATCTTGGGATTGCTGATCGCTGGAATTATCGTAGGACCGTATACGCCAGGTCCCATTGTGACGAGCGAAGTGGAGTCTATGCGCCATTTTACGGAGTTTGGTGTGGTGCTCTTGCTCTTTGTGATTGGGCTAGAGATGCAACCTGCAAAGCTCTGGTCGATGCGCAAAGAGGTTTTTGGCTTGGGTTCGCTTCAAGTCATTGTCTCCGGTCTTGTGCTTGGATTTTACATGAATTTTTTTGTGGAAAGTTTAGGTGTAGCTATGCTTTTAGGCTTTACTCTGGCACTCTCTTCGACCGCGTTTGTTATGCAGATTTTGCAAGAAAAAGGTAAGCTCAACACGGAACACGGTAAAAATGCGTTTGCGATTTTGCTCCTTCAAGACTTAGCGGTTGTTCCTCTTTTAGCCGTACTTCCACTGCTCTCACACCAACCGCAAACCTCGGAAACTTCTTGGCTTGAGTCGTGCATCAATGTTGTCGCGATGGTCGCACTATTGATCGCATTTGGGCGTTACATCATTCCTAAAGCACTCGACAAAGTGGCTAAACAACGCAACAAAGATGCTTTTTTACTGGTAACGATGCTCAGCGTAGTGCTCTCTGCGTACCTCATGGATCATGCGGGGCTTTCGATGGCGTTGGGCGCTTTTTTGATGGGCATGTTTCTCTCCACATCACGCTATAGCTTTCAGATCGAATCAAGCCTTGAGCCGTTTAAAGGTATCTTGATGAGCCTTTTCTTCATTGCTGTGGGTATGTCGATCGATTTTAAAGCGATTATGAGCGATCCTTGGGTTTTTAGTGGGCATGTTGTGGTGATTTTAGTGCTGAAAGCTTTGGTTATTTTTGCCTTGATGCTTGCGTTTGGTGCCACGAAAAGCGGTGCGATTAAACTTGCCTTTTTGCTCAACCAAAGTGGTGAGTTTGGCTTTGTTCTCTTTGGTGCGGCAAAGGCTCTCGGCATCATCGACGATCAGCTTTTTGTGATAGGTATCGGCGTTATTTCCATCAGTATGCTTCTCACTCCTGCACTCTATTCGTTTGGGTGTTCACTGGCGAATCGTCTGGCAAAAGTCTCACAGTTTTCCTACTTTAACACTGAAAATGCGAGTATGGAGCAAAAAGTGGTGGTCGCAGGTTTTGGAAGTACCGGAAAAGTCATTGCGCGGATGCTCAAAAACAGCTCGATTCCTTTTATCGTCTTTGACATCAACACCAACGAAGTAGCCTTGGGGCGCAAAGAGGGCTTGCCCGTCTTTTTTGGTGATATTACCGATCTTAAACTTTTAAGTACCATCAAACTCGATCAAGCATCGATGATCATTGTCTCCATCGACCATAGCCTCAACGCGATCAAAGTCGTGAAGCACATCAAAGAGAACTATCCGCACATTAAGATTTTAGCACGCGCCCTTGACATCAAAGCAATGGATAAAATGCTCTCAGCTGGTGCGAGTTGGGTCATCGCGGAGACGTTGGAGAGTAGCATTCGCACAGGCTCGGAGGCGCTGAGTCAAATGGGCGTGCCAACCGATGAGATCGCTAGCTTACTTGAGGCGTTTCGTAAAAATGAGTATGAGCTCATTCGTGAGTTGACCAAAGAGTAA
- a CDS encoding histidine kinase dimerization/phospho-acceptor domain-containing protein, giving the protein MLSIKVKLLLWFLAIQTLILAGFNYALYINVEHTLHERTYVTLEAHEAIEHFLGTLWLLNPFILIFSSVGGYVLVHKYFQPIHAMLHEIKAITPKDLSKRIEQRPFNDEINHLALAFNEMLDRLEKAFRGVKEFNTNASHELRTPLTIMRGEIEIALRKQRPNDEYRTILQTQLEEIMILQKMIEELLFQAETHTMETIYM; this is encoded by the coding sequence ATGCTGAGCATTAAAGTGAAATTGCTTTTATGGTTTTTAGCGATTCAAACACTGATTTTAGCAGGGTTTAACTATGCCCTCTATATCAATGTCGAGCACACGTTGCATGAAAGAACCTATGTAACGCTAGAAGCGCATGAAGCCATCGAGCATTTTCTTGGGACATTGTGGTTACTGAACCCATTTATTTTGATTTTTTCGAGTGTGGGAGGGTATGTTTTGGTGCATAAATACTTTCAACCCATTCACGCCATGCTTCATGAGATCAAAGCGATTACGCCCAAAGACCTCTCCAAGCGCATCGAGCAAAGACCGTTTAATGATGAGATAAACCATCTTGCCCTTGCATTTAATGAGATGTTAGACCGCCTTGAAAAAGCGTTTCGAGGGGTCAAAGAGTTTAACACGAATGCCTCACATGAACTGCGAACACCGCTCACCATCATGCGAGGAGAGATCGAAATAGCCCTGCGCAAACAGCGCCCCAATGACGAATACCGTACGATTTTGCAGACCCAACTGGAGGAGATTATGATTCTTCAAAAAATGATTGAAGAGCTCCTTTTTCAAGCAGAAACCCATACCATGGAAACGATTTACATGTAA
- a CDS encoding metallophosphoesterase has product MKSLSLMTLLWQKTKNTMLFEKAYARVNFKSLRVDIKNLPSSFENFTIVHLSDLHVNAKTPLHAFEELVDKINELEIDMVALTGDLFDTNPARIRSQLERLSHIKHPVYFVSGNHDLLFTCKELAREIEMLGFTLLDNRFITLKRGDEALQLVGLSDAFSRYFGIKRDPKKLFSELDAKIPSILLAHQPKDIRLTQTFAIDLQLSGHTHGGQIYPFGYIVRLFQPYLQGLHVKNKTQIFVTTGYGSWGFDFRFRTPSEVVILKLTKGEHAEH; this is encoded by the coding sequence ATGAAGTCGTTGTCTCTTATGACCTTGCTTTGGCAAAAAACTAAAAACACCATGCTGTTTGAAAAAGCGTATGCGAGGGTGAATTTTAAAAGTTTGAGGGTTGACATCAAAAACCTACCTTCCTCTTTTGAAAACTTTACCATCGTGCATCTGAGCGATTTACATGTAAACGCTAAAACGCCCTTGCATGCGTTTGAAGAGTTGGTCGATAAAATCAATGAACTGGAGATCGACATGGTCGCACTCACAGGCGATCTGTTCGATACCAATCCTGCACGCATACGTTCCCAACTTGAGCGCCTAAGTCACATCAAACATCCTGTCTATTTTGTCAGTGGCAACCACGATCTTTTGTTTACATGTAAAGAGTTGGCACGTGAAATTGAGATGCTTGGATTTACGCTTTTAGACAACCGTTTCATTACCCTCAAACGTGGTGATGAAGCGCTCCAACTCGTGGGTCTGAGCGATGCGTTTAGTCGCTATTTTGGCATCAAACGAGATCCAAAGAAGCTGTTTAGTGAGCTGGATGCGAAGATTCCTTCCATCTTACTCGCCCATCAGCCTAAAGATATTCGTTTGACACAGACGTTTGCTATCGATTTGCAACTGAGCGGTCATACGCATGGCGGGCAGATTTATCCGTTTGGGTACATCGTGAGGCTTTTTCAGCCCTACCTTCAAGGCTTACATGTAAAGAACAAAACGCAGATATTTGTCACCACGGGGTATGGCAGTTGGGGCTTTGATTTTCGGTTTCGGACGCCTAGTGAAGTGGTCATCCTAAAACTGACAAAGGGAGAACATGCTGAGCATTAA
- a CDS encoding YceI family protein codes for MFSKIALSLLTASLLCGAVYAKELSFKEGFIGAQTEIFGDSNIAPKSTHVVTKLTMDDAVESLKGDISIDLLTLKSENEKRDEHMYEALHVKEHPSTVFKLKEVSKEADGYHLLGTLTLNKQTKEITTKADITDQSDLVKLKGNFSIKMSEFGIEPPTLLFLSVRDEVVVSYDLALAKN; via the coding sequence ATGTTTAGTAAAATCGCTCTCTCCCTTCTTACCGCATCCCTACTTTGTGGTGCCGTTTATGCTAAAGAGCTTAGCTTTAAAGAGGGCTTCATTGGCGCTCAAACGGAAATATTTGGTGATAGCAATATCGCGCCTAAAAGCACGCATGTCGTTACAAAACTTACCATGGATGACGCTGTAGAATCCCTCAAAGGTGACATCTCCATCGATCTTTTAACGCTCAAAAGTGAGAATGAAAAGCGCGATGAACACATGTATGAGGCTTTACATGTAAAAGAACATCCAAGCACGGTTTTCAAACTTAAAGAGGTCAGTAAAGAGGCAGATGGCTACCATCTTTTAGGCACACTCACTCTCAATAAACAGACCAAAGAGATCACCACCAAAGCGGACATTACCGATCAAAGCGATCTTGTTAAACTCAAAGGAAACTTCAGTATCAAGATGAGTGAATTTGGCATCGAGCCTCCAACCCTTCTTTTTTTAAGTGTGCGTGATGAAGTCGTTGTCTCTTATGACCTTGCTTTGGCAAAAAACTAA